ATCCGCATCCGCCGTTCGTCTCGCGCGCTCGTGCTCGTGAAGCCGTTCGCGAACGGCGAGCGCGGCCGCGATTGGAGGCGTCTCCGAGAAGAGCTGTCGGCGATCGAACACGGCTACGAGCAGCTGCTCGAGCGGCATGCGGCGCTGCACGGCGAACTGTTCTTGAGCGCATCGCTCTCCCTCGGAGCCTCCGGTGCCGAGCGAGAGCGCTCCAACGAAGAGCTGCTGCTGGACAGCTACGAAGGAGAAGCGCCGGCCGCGCTCATCGAGAAGCTGTGGGCGTACGGCAGATATTTGTACATCTCCGCCACCCGGGAGGACGGCCCGCCGATGCCGTTGTACGGCCTATGGGGCGGCGATTACCGGCTCATGTGGTGCCACTACATGGCGAACGAAAACATCCAAATGATGAATTGGCATGCACCCGTCGGCGGTCTCGTCCAGCTGACGAAGGCGCTGTTTCGCCATTACGACGGCCTCATGGACGCGTTCCGGGACAACGCCCGCAAGCTGTACGGCTGCCGCGGTATCTACATTCCCGCCGGCACGACGCCGGGCATCGGCTCGCCGAACCAAATCGTCCCGGTCATTCTGAACTGGACCGGAGCCGCCGGCTGGCTCGCGAGGCATTACTACGAATACTTTTTGTTTACCGGGGACCACGACTTTCTGCGCGACACAGCCATGCCGTTCATGCGGGAGGCGGCGGCGTTCTACGAAGACTTCCTCGTCGACGATGCGAACGGCAATTACCGCATGTACCCGTCGGTGTCTCCGGAAAATACGCCCGGCAATCATATGCCGGCGCCCGGCGAGCCGCTCGACCATCCGATGCCGACGGCGATCGACGCGACGATGGATTTCGCCATCTTGAAGGAGCTGCTCACGAATTTGATCGAAGCCGGGCGGCGGATCGGGGCGGACGCGGACGATGTCGAGCGGTGGGAACGGATGCTGCGCCGCATTCCGCCGTATGTAACGAACGAAGACGGGGCCGTCCGCGAATGGATGCATCCGGACTTCGACGACCGCTACGACCACCGCCATCTGTCGCACCTGTATCCGGTGTTTCCGGGCCGAGAGGTGACGCGGGAGGACGACCCGGAGCTGTTCGATGCGTTCGAAATCGCCGTCGGACTGAGGCGCATCGGCGCCCAAACCGGTTGGTCGCTCGCTCATATGGCCGCGATTTACGCCCGTCTCGGCAGCGGGGAGAGGGCGGTCGAGGCGATCGATCTCCTGGCGCGCAGCTGCCTGATCGGCAACTTGTTCACGCTCCACAACGATTGGAGAGAGATGGGGGTCTCGATGAACAAGGCGCAAGCGCCGGTGCAGCTGGACGCAAATCTCGGGGTGACGAACGCCGTACAGGAGATGCTGCTGTACGTCTCTCCCCGGGTCGTTCGGCTGATGCCGGCGGTACCGGAGCGATGGAGCCGAGGCGAAGCGGCGGGCTTCCGGTTTTGCGAAGGAACCGTAAGCTTCCGCTGGGATCGCGGCGAAGGGCGGTTCGAAGCGGAGTTGACCGCGGAACGGGCGGCGGAGTTTACGCTGCTGCTGCCGGAAACGTTCGACGCGTATCGGGTTTCGGGCGAGGCGGGAACTAGCGTCGCGGCCGTGCCGAATCGAAGCGCCGCATACCGCATCTCGATGCAGCCGGGCCGAACGCTTCGCATCAGAGCGGAATAAACCGAAAAACCGTCCGGGCAGCATCGCTCGGACGGTTTTTCGCGGCTTTCGTAATTAATAAAAACGAACCAAATCCTTGATCTCGACGGCTTGGCCGGTTTTAAGCGAAATGTTCCCCGCGATGCCGGTCAAAATCGACATCGCGCCGTCGATATGGGAAGCCGACCGATGGAACGGGTCGTCCTGCGGCGTGCCGAACAAATCTTCGAGCAAAATCGGGTCTGCGCCGCCGTGGCCGCCGGCTGCATGCTCGAGCGGCACCTCGTACGGTTCGCCTTGAATCGGCTGCACGAAAATTTGCCGCACCTTCGCCGCGCCTTCGTCCGACTGCTTGCCGCCGGCGTTCACGTACGATTTCTCGCCGACATGGAGCTGGATGCGGCCCTTCGTGCCGTTGAACGCGACCATTTGCCCTTCCCATGGCGAATACGCGTGAAGGGAGTAGTTGAGGATCGCTTTATTTTTATACTGCACCAGAACGCTCATCGTGTCTTCGATCGAAATGCCGTCCCCGAAGACGCTCTGATCGCGCTGGTAGCCGTCTTCGTGCTCCGCGTCCAAATACATCGCCTTCAGCGACGGAGAGCGGTCGAGGTGGAGCGCGAACGGGTCGTCCTGCGCGTTCGGATTGCCGTAGGCGCGCTGGTAAAACTTCGTGACGCCTCGCTTTTCCGCGTTTTCTTTGCCGTAAAACAACAGATCGCCCATCGCGAACACCCGCTTCGGCTCCGTGGCGAGCCAGAAGTTGACGAGGTCGAAGTGATGCGTCGATTTATGGACGAGCAGCCCGCCGCTGTTCCGCTTGTCCCGATGCCACCGGCGGAAATAGTCGGCGCCGTGACGCGTGTCGAGCAGCCATTGAAAATTGACCTGCAGCACGTCGCCGATGACGCCGTCGCGAATGAGTTCGCGAATTTTCGTCGCGTGCGCGGAGTAACGGTAATTGAACGTCACCCGCACGTTTCGGCCGGTTCGGTTCACCGCGTCCAAAATGTCCTGGCACTTCTCCTCGTCGATCGTCATCGGCTTTTCCGTAATGACGTCGCAGCCGAGCTCGAGCGCGCGAATAATATACGTGTGGTGCGCCCGGTCGATCGTCGTCACGATGACGACGTCCGGCTTCGTCTCGAGAATCATTTGCTCGAACGCTTCCGCCTTGTACGTCGGCACGGGCCGGAAATCCGGGAATTTCTCCTGCAGACGCCGGTTGGCGTAATCCATCCTCGTCTGGTTGACGTCGCAGAACGCGACTAATTCGGACGTTTCCCGATACGTGCCGACGACAGCCTCATAGAAGAACCCCGCGCGGCCCCCGATACCGACGTGCGCATACCGCTTTCGTTCCCACATCTTGTATACCTCCCTCTGGAATTAATGCTAGAATAGTACAGGAAAAGTTGTATTTCTACGCGGATCATGCCGTTATTGCATAAACTTTGCATATTTTGTCCTTGATCTGCCCGGGAGGGAATCCGATTGCTGCATATCAGCCGCGTCCGCCGTACGGGGCATTATTCGATGACCGTCGACCATTTCCATGACGCCTACGAAATGTACTATTTACTGGAAGGCGAACGCTTCTATTTCATCGAGGGAGTGACCTACAAGATTCGAAAAGGGGACCTGGTCCTGATCGCGAAATACGACGTGCACAAAACGCTCGACACCGGCGTCCCCGATCACGAACGCATGCTGATCAGCTTCCGCGAATCATTCTTGAGCCGATATGAAGATCAGCTCCCGTTCCTGCTGTCCTGCTTTCGCCCCGAGACGAAGGTGCTGCGGCTGGACCCGCTCGCACAGCGGGACGTCGAGGACACGATGGTCCGCATGCTCGCCGCCAAGGCGCAGGGCGGAACGGGCGGCGACTTGATGCTCCAGACGCTGTTCGTTCAGCTGCTCGTCGCCGTCGTCCGCGCATGCGAACAGCAGGCCGGCCAAGCGGAAACGGCGCCCGGCGCGGCCAGCCAGAAGATCGAGGACATCGTCAAATACATCAACGCGAATTACGCCCAGCCCATTTCTCAAGCCGACTTGGCGAATCGCTTCTACGTCAGCCCCTCGTATTTGAGCCGAACGTTCAGGAAAGCGACAGGATTTTCGTTCTCCGAATATGTCCAAATCGTGCGGGTCAAAGCGGCGCAGCGGCTGCTGCGGGAAAGCGGCAAGCGGATCATCGACATCGCCGAGATGTCCGGCTTCGACAGCGTTCCGCACTTCAACCGCGTCTTCAGAAAAATCATGCGCACGACGCCGAGCCAGTACCGGAAAAGCTTTGCGGGAAAGCATCCCGATTCACCCAAGCGATGAAATCCCTTCTTAATTTAGTGAAAAAAAGGTAATTGATGCTTCTGCGTCGAAAACGATTAAATATATTAAGTTGTATAATGACGCGGCGACGAAGGGCTGACTTTTCCGATGGAAAAAGTAAGAAGATGGAGCGTTCGAGTACCCAAAGAAATCATAATTACGCTGGCGCTGCTGCTGCTCCCGCTGGGGGCGACCGTCGTCGGGACAGCGCCTGCTCCTGCGGAATTCAACTTTCGCGGGGACATGGTTCCCGTCCGGGAGCTCGGGATCGACGGCAGCGTGTATTTCAGCGTGGTGGAAGGCGGCATCGTGAAAAACAGGTTCGAACGCTGGGTCTTGTACCTCTCCCACAGAGACCGAATTCGTCACCTCGAGTTTACGCCTCTCGAACGTTCCGAGGAGGAGTTGTTCGCCGAACAGATGTTTGATGAAGAGCCTTTGACGTCTGCCGTGCACGATGCCGTAGCGGCGGTTGCTCTGACCGTGGAGGACGGGAACGATGCGATTGCGAGTGGAGGGGACGCTTCCTCGAGGATCGACAATCTGCTTTCACAATTAGAGGGCTATTACGGCGATTCGCTTGGCTTGATGATCGCCCTTGGCATGTACGAAGAAGAGCAAGGTATCGACTTTTCCGGCGGAGGCGAACGATTGATCGGGGGCACCGGCGCTTTGGATCACGATGGCCGCGTCGGCTCCGTCGGCGCTTTGAAGCAAAAGTTGTTAGGGGCGGCGGATGCCGGAATCGACGTCTTTTTCATTCCGGCCGATACCGATACGTTAGGCGAGTGGGGTAACGAAGCGGAGGCGCAGCGCATTCAGCGCGAATACGGCTTGGATTTGCGGGTCGTTCCGGTAGCGACGTTGGACGACGCTATCGCTTATTTAAATCGAGAATAGGAGTTGACCGTATGACCAAGCCTTACGAAGTCTCGTATCCCGCGAAATCGATCGGCCGCATCCATCTCATTTTG
The nucleotide sequence above comes from Paenibacillus sp.. Encoded proteins:
- a CDS encoding glycosyl hydrolase family 95 catalytic domain-containing protein; translation: MRTATDRKYILTMKYPASWWKNKWRDALPAGNGRIGASVYGAVGDETVLINHAELWHWGRKDELPDVGYTLPETRRLMDEGRYMEANWHLTSALRQKGYATTLASPVPLAHLLLTMHVERAFRSYRRELDMSTGEIAVSWRDGGARYARRLFVSRADDLIAYTIEADQAAIDALLRLDFPPSDNPKWNEALEERRQTIAREADGEFLCYAAANEDGRDYGAVLRVVLADGEAAREGDGIRIRRSSRALVLVKPFANGERGRDWRRLREELSAIEHGYEQLLERHAALHGELFLSASLSLGASGAERERSNEELLLDSYEGEAPAALIEKLWAYGRYLYISATREDGPPMPLYGLWGGDYRLMWCHYMANENIQMMNWHAPVGGLVQLTKALFRHYDGLMDAFRDNARKLYGCRGIYIPAGTTPGIGSPNQIVPVILNWTGAAGWLARHYYEYFLFTGDHDFLRDTAMPFMREAAAFYEDFLVDDANGNYRMYPSVSPENTPGNHMPAPGEPLDHPMPTAIDATMDFAILKELLTNLIEAGRRIGADADDVERWERMLRRIPPYVTNEDGAVREWMHPDFDDRYDHRHLSHLYPVFPGREVTREDDPELFDAFEIAVGLRRIGAQTGWSLAHMAAIYARLGSGERAVEAIDLLARSCLIGNLFTLHNDWREMGVSMNKAQAPVQLDANLGVTNAVQEMLLYVSPRVVRLMPAVPERWSRGEAAGFRFCEGTVSFRWDRGEGRFEAELTAERAAEFTLLLPETFDAYRVSGEAGTSVAAVPNRSAAYRISMQPGRTLRIRAE
- a CDS encoding Gfo/Idh/MocA family oxidoreductase produces the protein MWERKRYAHVGIGGRAGFFYEAVVGTYRETSELVAFCDVNQTRMDYANRRLQEKFPDFRPVPTYKAEAFEQMILETKPDVVIVTTIDRAHHTYIIRALELGCDVITEKPMTIDEEKCQDILDAVNRTGRNVRVTFNYRYSAHATKIRELIRDGVIGDVLQVNFQWLLDTRHGADYFRRWHRDKRNSGGLLVHKSTHHFDLVNFWLATEPKRVFAMGDLLFYGKENAEKRGVTKFYQRAYGNPNAQDDPFALHLDRSPSLKAMYLDAEHEDGYQRDQSVFGDGISIEDTMSVLVQYKNKAILNYSLHAYSPWEGQMVAFNGTKGRIQLHVGEKSYVNAGGKQSDEGAAKVRQIFVQPIQGEPYEVPLEHAAGGHGGADPILLEDLFGTPQDDPFHRSASHIDGAMSILTGIAGNISLKTGQAVEIKDLVRFY
- a CDS encoding AraC family transcriptional regulator, with product MLHISRVRRTGHYSMTVDHFHDAYEMYYLLEGERFYFIEGVTYKIRKGDLVLIAKYDVHKTLDTGVPDHERMLISFRESFLSRYEDQLPFLLSCFRPETKVLRLDPLAQRDVEDTMVRMLAAKAQGGTGGDLMLQTLFVQLLVAVVRACEQQAGQAETAPGAASQKIEDIVKYINANYAQPISQADLANRFYVSPSYLSRTFRKATGFSFSEYVQIVRVKAAQRLLRESGKRIIDIAEMSGFDSVPHFNRVFRKIMRTTPSQYRKSFAGKHPDSPKR
- a CDS encoding S16 family serine protease; its protein translation is MEKVRRWSVRVPKEIIITLALLLLPLGATVVGTAPAPAEFNFRGDMVPVRELGIDGSVYFSVVEGGIVKNRFERWVLYLSHRDRIRHLEFTPLERSEEELFAEQMFDEEPLTSAVHDAVAAVALTVEDGNDAIASGGDASSRIDNLLSQLEGYYGDSLGLMIALGMYEEEQGIDFSGGGERLIGGTGALDHDGRVGSVGALKQKLLGAADAGIDVFFIPADTDTLGEWGNEAEAQRIQREYGLDLRVVPVATLDDAIAYLNRE